The following are encoded in a window of Desulfobotulus pelophilus genomic DNA:
- a CDS encoding c-type heme family protein, protein MPKHSIKKRFRLGAALIVLVFCLAAALMEYHYLRHEYFGMLYQKTTIFMAMAESSRDYVREVLRPRMQDHFNDDTFILEAMSTSFVSREVMKRLHDEFPEFNYKRAATNPRNPINLADSFESERIEWFNENQGQSEWSGRLKRDKHSYFVHMTAVRVEESCLVCHGSPDTAPEDILRIYGDQASFYYNAGDVVAAETIYLPIDPTLTRIMEKAWVIFFITALSLASLLVLFYLLFHRTVILNLREILYNFKNINDDFSSVPTLPSTEPGQDEAEQLQTSLSILADKLKEVHHDLLQSEAKYRNLFETAPEAILVSRGGVLTDINAAGLLLFGFTDIREALEIESVYQLFWDGQQTRRLWDILRKDCHIRDMEIRIVNRRGERRDVLFSCIARPGICMEIPDFEASMRDITDKKRMDAYLAQTDRLTSVGELAAGVAHEINNPLGVIQLYAGLIEKAAADDSQIRHDIGIILKHTHICKHVVEALLDFSRAMPTMYNPLDMHDMIAEILGVLSREIQNHGLTLSFSPDTSLPPIIADAQQMKQVWMNLILNAMQATEPGGRIEISSRLDRMGDQAVFTITDTGHGISRRNLNRIFEPFFTTRAEKKGTGLGLAVVYGIISRHGGDIFVDSSPGQGCTFTICLPLEKD, encoded by the coding sequence ATGCCCAAACACAGCATAAAAAAAAGATTTCGCCTGGGTGCAGCACTCATTGTACTGGTGTTCTGCCTGGCCGCCGCTCTTATGGAGTACCATTACCTTCGCCATGAGTACTTTGGTATGCTGTACCAGAAAACTACCATTTTCATGGCCATGGCTGAATCCAGCCGGGACTATGTGCGGGAAGTTCTCCGCCCGCGTATGCAGGATCATTTCAACGACGACACCTTTATTCTGGAGGCCATGAGCACCTCATTTGTCTCAAGGGAGGTCATGAAACGTCTGCATGATGAATTCCCGGAGTTCAACTACAAAAGGGCCGCCACAAATCCACGAAACCCCATCAATCTTGCCGACAGCTTTGAAAGCGAACGGATAGAGTGGTTCAATGAAAATCAGGGGCAGTCTGAGTGGAGCGGCAGGCTCAAAAGGGATAAGCACTCCTACTTTGTCCATATGACCGCCGTACGCGTGGAGGAAAGCTGCCTCGTGTGCCACGGTTCTCCGGATACAGCTCCGGAAGATATCCTGAGAATTTACGGTGATCAGGCAAGTTTTTACTACAATGCCGGTGACGTGGTGGCTGCGGAAACCATCTACCTTCCCATTGACCCGACGCTTACCCGCATCATGGAAAAAGCCTGGGTAATTTTTTTTATCACCGCCCTTTCACTGGCTTCCCTCCTCGTCCTGTTTTACCTCCTGTTTCACCGGACAGTCATCCTCAATCTCAGGGAAATTTTATACAACTTTAAAAACATCAATGATGACTTCTCTTCTGTCCCCACCCTTCCGAGCACCGAACCCGGCCAGGATGAGGCCGAACAGCTCCAGACCAGCCTGTCCATTCTGGCAGACAAGCTGAAGGAGGTACATCATGACCTCCTTCAGAGCGAAGCCAAATACAGAAATCTCTTTGAAACCGCTCCCGAGGCCATTCTTGTAAGCAGGGGCGGAGTACTTACGGACATCAATGCCGCAGGTCTCCTGCTCTTTGGTTTTACGGATATCCGGGAAGCCCTTGAAATTGAATCCGTATACCAGCTTTTCTGGGACGGGCAGCAAACAAGGCGACTATGGGATATTCTGCGAAAAGACTGTCATATCCGGGATATGGAAATCCGCATTGTCAACCGTAGGGGAGAAAGAAGGGATGTTCTTTTTTCCTGCATCGCAAGGCCTGGAATATGCATGGAAATTCCAGACTTTGAAGCGTCCATGAGGGACATTACTGACAAAAAACGTATGGATGCCTATCTGGCCCAAACCGACAGACTCACCTCCGTCGGTGAGCTGGCCGCTGGTGTTGCCCATGAAATCAATAACCCCCTGGGAGTTATTCAGCTTTATGCCGGACTCATTGAAAAGGCGGCAGCAGATGACAGCCAGATCCGTCATGACATCGGCATCATTCTCAAACATACCCATATCTGCAAACATGTAGTGGAAGCTCTTCTGGATTTTTCACGGGCAATGCCAACCATGTACAACCCTTTAGATATGCATGACATGATAGCTGAAATCCTGGGCGTGCTTTCCAGAGAAATTCAGAACCATGGACTGACTCTCTCCTTCAGCCCCGATACCTCCCTCCCTCCCATCATCGCCGATGCCCAGCAAATGAAACAGGTTTGGATGAACCTTATTCTCAATGCCATGCAGGCAACGGAGCCCGGAGGCCGCATAGAAATTTCATCCCGGCTGGACAGGATGGGGGATCAGGCCGTTTTTACCATTACAGACACAGGCCACGGAATTTCCAGAAGAAATCTGAACCGTATTTTTGAACCTTTTTTCACAACCCGGGCAGAAAAAAAAGGCACCGGGCTTGGCCTTGCCGTTGTCTACGGAATCATTTCCCGACATGGTGGCGATATTTTTGTGGACAGCAGTCCGGGGCAGGGCTGCACCTTCACCATCTGCCTGCCTCTGGAGAAAGACTAA
- a CDS encoding 6-phosphofructokinase, translated as MSMVSEENQEYWYQPEIQSLINGKSREHKARLAHTPPVCLSLKSALTRLEPADEFTFHLHQEALAQLPGIACNPVQRVVEDDGAQASEQCGRKRRIAIVFSGGPAPGGHNVIAGLFDAAMQRNPDNEVLGFLMGPEGIVEGLYQPLTREMVDQHRNMGGFSMIRTGRTKVDTREKMRLSRSTCKTLGIDALVIVGGDDSNTNAAFLAENLREEGIQVIGVPKTIDGDILVQDASGNSLCAVSFGFHTAALAFSRNIASLCTDAASDVKYWHICKVMGRVASHLALEVALQTHPTLTLIGEELADYVDDDRLKAARERGEQDYTAYGMTLRHLSRLICNAIVQRAAAGKNYGVLVIPEGLLEFINEIQVLIIKLSTLIADYNRTHDAGFHEVFSDLDAQTDYLRRMARESQERDQIFVWNQRDHDFFDDIPDFFKEGLLTERDSHGNFQFSQVETDKILMGLVKDYLSILKEKGLYKVGIDPQWYAGVLEREGLDPDGFASVLFRNADRKGEPLLFKESIISVKTLNHALVKEGLLSDGAAIPPAILKVYRKSEPDFRMQPHFYGYDGRGSDPTPFDCNYTYNLGRTVFALIAGGATGQMAVIRNLEKDVSEWEPMGVPLAALMHLEERKGKMALVMEKKLVDVQSPAFQVLKAMGAEWLAARAGEDPCRRPDSVWMTGAEDKPLTLLLNAMNTGSSRSPASENLL; from the coding sequence ATGTCTATGGTGTCTGAGGAAAACCAGGAGTATTGGTATCAGCCGGAGATACAGTCTCTTATCAATGGAAAAAGCCGTGAGCACAAGGCTCGTCTTGCCCATACCCCGCCGGTTTGCCTTAGTCTGAAAAGCGCCCTTACCCGCCTTGAACCAGCCGATGAATTTACCTTTCATCTGCATCAGGAGGCCCTTGCCCAGCTCCCGGGGATTGCCTGTAATCCCGTTCAGCGGGTGGTAGAGGATGACGGCGCCCAAGCTTCGGAACAGTGCGGCAGAAAACGGCGGATTGCCATTGTCTTTTCCGGAGGTCCGGCTCCTGGCGGGCATAATGTGATAGCCGGTCTTTTTGATGCCGCCATGCAAAGGAACCCGGATAATGAAGTACTGGGTTTTCTCATGGGACCGGAAGGCATTGTAGAAGGGCTGTATCAGCCCCTTACCCGGGAAATGGTGGATCAGCACCGCAATATGGGTGGTTTTTCCATGATCCGCACGGGCAGGACCAAAGTGGATACCAGAGAAAAAATGCGTCTTTCCCGTAGCACCTGTAAAACTCTGGGCATTGATGCACTGGTGATTGTCGGGGGAGATGATTCCAATACCAATGCAGCCTTTCTTGCGGAAAATCTTCGGGAAGAGGGCATACAGGTAATCGGAGTACCCAAAACCATAGACGGAGACATTCTGGTTCAGGATGCTTCCGGGAACAGTCTCTGCGCCGTCAGTTTCGGTTTTCACACGGCAGCCCTTGCCTTTTCCAGAAACATTGCCAGTCTCTGTACCGATGCAGCCAGTGATGTGAAATACTGGCATATTTGCAAGGTGATGGGCAGAGTGGCAAGCCATCTTGCCCTGGAGGTGGCCCTGCAGACCCATCCTACCCTTACACTTATTGGTGAGGAGCTGGCCGATTATGTGGATGATGACCGTCTGAAGGCTGCCCGGGAAAGGGGCGAACAAGACTATACGGCGTATGGCATGACGCTGCGGCACCTTTCCCGCCTGATTTGTAATGCCATTGTTCAGCGGGCGGCGGCGGGCAAAAATTATGGTGTGCTGGTCATTCCCGAAGGTCTGCTGGAATTCATCAATGAAATTCAGGTGCTGATTATCAAATTATCCACCCTGATTGCCGACTATAACCGGACCCATGATGCGGGGTTCCATGAGGTTTTTTCCGATCTGGATGCTCAGACGGACTATTTGCGGCGTATGGCAAGGGAGTCCCAGGAAAGGGATCAGATTTTTGTCTGGAATCAGAGGGACCATGATTTTTTTGATGATATACCGGATTTTTTCAAGGAAGGACTTCTGACTGAACGGGACAGTCATGGTAACTTTCAGTTTTCTCAGGTAGAAACGGATAAAATACTCATGGGGCTGGTCAAAGATTACCTGAGTATTCTAAAGGAAAAAGGTCTTTATAAGGTGGGGATTGACCCTCAGTGGTATGCGGGCGTTCTGGAGAGAGAAGGACTGGATCCGGATGGTTTTGCGTCTGTTCTTTTCCGGAATGCGGACAGAAAGGGAGAACCTCTTCTGTTTAAAGAGTCTATTATCTCAGTCAAAACCCTGAATCATGCCCTTGTTAAAGAAGGGTTGCTGTCCGATGGGGCAGCCATACCGCCGGCAATCCTGAAGGTATATCGGAAATCGGAACCCGATTTCCGCATGCAACCCCATTTTTATGGTTACGATGGCAGGGGCAGTGATCCCACCCCCTTTGACTGCAATTATACCTATAATCTGGGTAGAACCGTGTTTGCCCTCATTGCCGGTGGAGCCACGGGACAGATGGCTGTGATCCGTAATCTGGAAAAGGATGTATCGGAATGGGAACCCATGGGCGTACCCCTTGCCGCACTGATGCATCTTGAGGAACGGAAGGGAAAAATGGCCCTTGTTATGGAAAAAAAGCTTGTGGATGTTCAGTCTCCGGCTTTTCAGGTTCTTAAGGCTATGGGAGCAGAGTGGCTGGCTGCCCGTGCGGGAGAAGATCCCTGTCGCAGGCCGGATTCTGTGTGGATGACAGGTGCCGAGGATAAACCCTTGACCCTTCTGCTGAATGCCATGAATACTGGCTCCAGCAGAAGCCCTGCATCGGAAAACCTTTTATGA
- a CDS encoding amino acid ABC transporter ATP-binding protein, whose amino-acid sequence MISVKNIYKTFHVPHKVYALKDVSCEIAAGEVVVVIGPSGSGKSTFLRCLNQLEKADSGHIMIDGIDILDPSTNINKVREEVGMVFQSFNLFPHKTVMQNIRLAQEVVRRRPAEESTEKTYTLLDKVGIRDKANVHPEQLSGGQQQRVAIARALAMDPKVMLFDEPTSALDPEMVGEVLDVMKTLAREGMTMVVVTHEMGFAREVADRVIFMDHGEILEVGTPEHFFKNTRNERARLFLSQIL is encoded by the coding sequence ATGATTTCCGTTAAAAATATTTATAAAACATTCCATGTCCCCCACAAGGTTTACGCACTGAAGGATGTCTCCTGCGAAATTGCCGCTGGCGAAGTGGTTGTGGTGATAGGACCTTCGGGCAGCGGGAAAAGTACCTTTCTCCGCTGCCTGAATCAACTGGAAAAAGCCGACAGCGGTCATATCATGATCGATGGCATTGACATCCTTGATCCTTCAACCAATATTAATAAAGTCCGTGAAGAGGTGGGCATGGTATTCCAGAGCTTCAACCTCTTTCCCCACAAAACGGTCATGCAGAACATCCGGCTTGCTCAGGAAGTTGTCCGTCGACGCCCTGCCGAGGAATCCACAGAAAAAACCTATACACTTCTCGACAAGGTGGGGATCCGGGACAAAGCCAATGTGCACCCGGAGCAGCTGTCCGGGGGGCAGCAGCAGCGCGTGGCCATTGCCAGAGCCCTTGCCATGGACCCGAAGGTCATGCTCTTTGACGAGCCCACCTCCGCACTGGATCCGGAAATGGTAGGCGAAGTTCTGGACGTAATGAAAACCCTTGCCAGAGAAGGAATGACCATGGTGGTGGTCACCCATGAAATGGGCTTTGCCAGAGAAGTGGCAGACCGGGTTATCTTTATGGATCATGGAGAAATTCTTGAAGTGGGAACCCCGGAGCACTTCTTTAAAAACACCCGGAATGAAAGAGCAAGGCTTTTTCTCAGCCAGATTCTCTAA
- a CDS encoding sigma-54-dependent transcriptional regulator, which produces METKDTLLLVDDETDLVQGLSRTIQAEMPCEILTATSAEDALALLAAHPVDLVLTDIRMSGMDGLSLLKKIHKKDPHLSVILMTGYGTIETAVTAIREGAYDFISKPFKNDSLIHTLRKGLEHNRLVRENLRLSRILCASTPGLVGQSGPMRAIYEKIRMLARTDVTVLICGETGTGKELTARALHESSPRRGGPMITVNCPAIPESMLESELFGYAKGAFTGAVKDRQGYFAAAEGGTIFLDEIGDLPLPLQSKLLRVLQEKEINPLGSDLSRKVDVRILAATHQNLEKKVEDNTFRADLYYRLNVASLTMPPLREIREDIPLLVEHFLDKTACQLRMEKKRVSSLLLEELMQAPWPGNIRELENTLQGLCVMTQEKEIPPQNALKRDRIPDLDFFTDSPLPHRNLPYQQLKEKVLARFTRQYLDHLLKETSGNISHAARLSGIQRQSLQKIIRRYQMDATHYRGRE; this is translated from the coding sequence ATGGAAACCAAAGATACCCTTCTGCTTGTGGATGATGAGACCGATCTGGTTCAGGGCCTGAGCCGCACCATACAGGCAGAAATGCCCTGTGAAATTCTTACAGCCACCAGTGCGGAAGATGCCCTTGCCCTTCTGGCTGCCCATCCCGTAGATCTTGTCCTCACAGATATCCGCATGTCCGGAATGGACGGCCTGTCTCTGCTGAAAAAAATTCATAAAAAAGACCCCCATCTGTCCGTGATACTGATGACAGGATATGGCACCATAGAAACCGCTGTCACAGCCATACGGGAAGGAGCCTATGACTTTATATCCAAACCCTTTAAAAACGACAGCCTGATTCACACCCTCCGCAAGGGACTGGAACACAACCGCCTTGTACGGGAAAATCTCAGACTTTCACGGATTCTCTGTGCCTCCACCCCCGGTCTCGTGGGCCAGTCTGGCCCCATGCGGGCCATCTATGAAAAAATCCGCATGCTTGCCAGAACCGATGTAACGGTTCTTATCTGCGGAGAAACCGGTACGGGTAAAGAGCTTACGGCCCGGGCACTCCACGAATCAAGTCCGCGACGTGGCGGCCCCATGATTACCGTTAACTGCCCTGCCATACCTGAATCCATGCTGGAAAGTGAACTCTTCGGCTATGCTAAAGGTGCCTTTACCGGAGCGGTCAAAGACAGGCAGGGATATTTTGCCGCTGCTGAAGGTGGCACAATTTTTCTCGATGAAATCGGAGACCTTCCCCTGCCCCTGCAGTCCAAACTGCTCAGGGTTCTTCAGGAAAAGGAAATCAACCCTCTGGGCAGTGATCTGAGCCGCAAAGTAGACGTCCGTATACTGGCAGCTACCCATCAGAACCTCGAAAAGAAGGTGGAAGACAACACCTTCCGGGCAGATCTCTACTACAGGTTGAATGTGGCCAGCCTCACCATGCCCCCCTTACGGGAAATACGGGAGGATATTCCTCTGCTGGTGGAACATTTTCTGGACAAAACAGCCTGTCAGCTCCGTATGGAAAAAAAACGGGTTTCATCCCTGCTGCTGGAAGAACTCATGCAGGCCCCCTGGCCGGGCAACATCAGAGAACTGGAAAACACTCTGCAGGGACTTTGTGTCATGACACAGGAAAAGGAAATCCCTCCCCAAAATGCTTTGAAGAGGGACAGGATCCCGGATCTGGATTTCTTCACGGACTCTCCCCTGCCCCACCGTAACCTTCCCTATCAGCAATTAAAGGAAAAGGTACTGGCCCGTTTTACCCGCCAATATCTGGACCATCTTCTGAAGGAGACTTCCGGTAACATATCCCATGCCGCAAGACTGTCCGGCATACAACGCCAGTCTCTCCAGAAAATTATACGCCGCTATCAAATGGACGCCACCCATTACCGGGGTAGGGAATAA
- a CDS encoding GGDEF domain-containing protein, with protein MENQEYNAFLGLISKACIAALREMAEKKISLSSEGLQDTLKAQKVLSEEALASLSPSDEESLKDLQKRFDRLRQQKDLLLKEYGILEERKQESDRFYRRTLLLFAEMQKNACSPELDTASDRFRKLVRENAGIPVLGKAFGELKDAAFRTAATCEEDKGVKKGILRRFFRDSRPDTVFLFETLRESFQEITDNLRLNLDPGSAERIRKVNEALREAGSLDDFLLIRRDIIDLVADYVTVMQNERETAAAVIREIAGRLEQMEKLVLSAFMEQITADVESNRVFSASIAGQLEDLDQKAGFSKTLAELKEAVVTRLNVIQQLLTRKQSEDEKRKEEADSRYKLMQKGLFRMRDEMIRINEKSRVLEEELLKDPLTGSYNRRAYDRHAAEEMNRFNRYNSLFSLLVFDVDRFKLVNDRYGHAIGDKCLKTIIDKVQPLLRGSDFLARFGGEEFVVLLPETGPDGAREAAEKIRSAVESIAFYHKEEKVPITISVGGSTVREEDKDYTSLFARVDKALYEAKNTGRNRVVMS; from the coding sequence ATGGAAAATCAAGAATATAATGCCTTTCTGGGATTGATTTCAAAGGCCTGTATTGCCGCACTCCGGGAAATGGCGGAAAAAAAGATATCCCTTAGCTCCGAAGGACTGCAAGACACACTGAAGGCGCAGAAGGTGCTGAGTGAAGAGGCCCTGGCCTCCCTCTCTCCTTCCGATGAAGAAAGCCTGAAGGATCTGCAGAAACGATTTGACCGTTTGCGTCAGCAGAAGGATCTGCTTCTGAAGGAATACGGAATTCTGGAAGAAAGAAAGCAGGAATCGGATCGTTTTTACCGCAGAACCCTTCTTCTGTTTGCTGAAATGCAGAAGAATGCCTGTTCACCGGAACTGGACACGGCCAGTGACCGTTTCCGCAAGCTTGTCCGTGAAAACGCCGGGATTCCAGTGCTGGGTAAGGCCTTTGGTGAGCTGAAGGATGCGGCTTTCCGGACGGCTGCAACCTGTGAGGAAGATAAGGGAGTTAAAAAGGGTATCCTCCGCCGTTTTTTTCGGGACAGTCGGCCGGATACGGTGTTTCTTTTTGAAACCCTCCGGGAGTCGTTTCAGGAAATAACGGATAATCTGCGTTTGAATCTGGACCCTGGATCGGCGGAACGTATCCGCAAGGTCAATGAAGCCCTGAGGGAGGCCGGGAGTCTGGATGATTTTCTCCTGATCCGCAGGGATATCATTGATCTTGTAGCCGACTATGTCACGGTCATGCAGAATGAAAGGGAAACGGCCGCAGCGGTGATCCGTGAAATTGCCGGCCGTCTCGAGCAGATGGAAAAACTGGTTCTTTCCGCATTCATGGAACAGATTACAGCCGATGTGGAGTCCAACCGTGTTTTTTCCGCATCCATTGCGGGGCAGCTTGAAGATCTGGATCAGAAGGCAGGTTTTTCGAAAACCCTGGCGGAGCTGAAGGAAGCGGTGGTGACACGCCTGAATGTGATTCAGCAGCTGCTCACCCGGAAGCAGTCCGAAGATGAAAAAAGGAAGGAAGAGGCGGACAGCCGCTATAAGCTGATGCAGAAAGGCCTTTTCCGGATGCGGGATGAGATGATCCGGATTAACGAAAAATCCCGTGTTTTAGAAGAAGAACTCTTGAAAGATCCTCTTACGGGTTCCTATAACCGAAGGGCCTATGACCGTCATGCCGCGGAAGAAATGAACCGTTTCAATCGCTATAACAGTTTGTTTTCTCTTCTTGTTTTTGACGTTGATCGCTTTAAGCTGGTGAATGATCGCTATGGGCATGCCATTGGTGACAAATGTCTGAAAACAATTATAGATAAGGTGCAGCCTCTTTTGAGGGGCAGTGACTTCCTTGCACGTTTCGGTGGTGAAGAGTTTGTGGTGCTGCTGCCGGAAACGGGGCCTGACGGCGCAAGGGAGGCAGCAGAAAAAATCCGTTCTGCTGTGGAGAGCATTGCCTTTTACCACAAAGAAGAGAAGGTTCCGATCACCATCAGTGTGGGCGGGAGTACCGTGCGGGAAGAGGATAAAGATTATACAAGCCTTTTTGCCCGGGTGGACAAGGCCCTTTATGAGGCAAAAAACACAGGACGGAACCGGGTCGTGATGAGCTGA
- the ftsY gene encoding signal recognition particle-docking protein FtsY produces MSFSLFGKKSSKKNTVNHENGPKSSTLKKHEPPAHDRDPSLPVSPDSAVGKSPSQEQENLQPEATGGLFKKLKQGLSKTREFLTTDVDDLLLGRKLDENLLEDLEEKLITADIGVTTAMDIVERIRVIRGRIHSSEDLKARIREEILKEVPTGPAEEQPYILSEITPRVILVVGVNGAGKTTTIGKLAARYGQEGKKVVLAAGDTFRAAASEQLELWARRSGATLIRHKDRSDPAAVAYDALDASIARNADVLIVDTAGRLHNKVNLMEELKKIHRTLDKRMPGAPHETLLVLDATTGQNALRQAELFHEAIGLTGLVLTKLDGTARGGIVIAIQKHLGLPVRYVGVGEGVEDLQPFDMQTFVQAMV; encoded by the coding sequence ATGAGTTTTTCATTATTTGGTAAAAAATCTTCCAAAAAAAATACGGTAAACCATGAAAATGGTCCGAAAAGCAGTACCCTAAAGAAACATGAGCCACCGGCCCATGATAGGGACCCTTCCCTCCCCGTCTCCCCGGACTCTGCAGTCGGAAAAAGTCCATCACAAGAGCAGGAAAATCTGCAACCGGAAGCCACCGGAGGTCTTTTCAAAAAACTCAAACAGGGCCTCTCCAAAACCCGGGAATTTCTGACAACGGATGTGGATGATCTGCTGCTTGGCCGCAAACTCGATGAAAACCTGCTGGAAGATCTGGAAGAAAAACTGATCACAGCCGATATCGGCGTCACAACGGCCATGGACATCGTAGAACGTATCCGTGTTATTCGCGGCCGGATCCATTCCAGTGAAGACCTGAAAGCCCGCATCCGGGAAGAAATTCTCAAAGAAGTTCCGACGGGCCCTGCGGAAGAGCAACCATACATCCTTTCGGAAATCACCCCACGGGTTATCCTTGTTGTCGGAGTCAACGGTGCAGGCAAAACCACAACCATCGGCAAGCTGGCCGCACGTTATGGGCAGGAAGGGAAAAAGGTTGTTCTGGCCGCCGGTGATACATTCAGAGCAGCCGCCAGTGAGCAGCTGGAGCTCTGGGCCAGACGCAGTGGTGCCACGCTCATCCGCCATAAAGACAGATCCGATCCTGCCGCTGTGGCCTATGATGCTCTGGATGCCTCCATAGCCCGTAACGCCGATGTGCTCATTGTGGATACGGCAGGCCGTCTTCACAATAAAGTGAATCTCATGGAGGAGCTGAAAAAAATCCACCGGACCCTCGATAAACGCATGCCGGGTGCTCCCCACGAAACCCTTCTGGTTCTGGATGCAACCACCGGGCAGAATGCCCTGCGGCAAGCGGAGCTGTTCCATGAGGCCATCGGGCTGACCGGTCTTGTGCTGACCAAGCTGGACGGTACGGCCAGAGGCGGAATTGTCATTGCCATCCAGAAACACCTCGGACTCCCGGTCCGCTATGTGGGTGTGGGGGAAGGGGTTGAAGACCTGCAGCCCTTTGATATGCAGACCTTTGTACAGGCCATGGTGTAA
- a CDS encoding SpoIIE family protein phosphatase, with amino-acid sequence MGAHILIAEDENHTRLGLSLILRKAGYKVSLAEDGLAALAILRKTRRGEMDIDLFLTDVQMPGLTGLELLEAMKREDIFIPVVAITGYGDKDMVVSLMRRGCRDYLDKPFTPDEVQTCIASILERHRSDRATRLSDGLRERDMDRLRMDLASRRKQIEDARKAHASLTRQPTCCTALILRHMQHAYAEAGGDFLSFREDTEGWDVLIADVAGHDMGASYHTILLKAFFDEHPERNGTTFFHALNTHLTSSGNDRMITGLFLRMSLPAMRLEVCNAAHPSPILMEGKTGRILPLRAAGDSIGLWPDAVFHPKNYPVAPGDRILLFTDGIIQAKRVDGPTGKKENLGEQGILFLAEKHRDKTLDDFLSALWKDIMAFCRNKPADDMLLAVVDIPGSSRST; translated from the coding sequence ATGGGAGCCCATATTCTGATCGCTGAAGATGAAAATCATACAAGGCTGGGACTTTCTCTCATCCTCCGCAAGGCAGGCTACAAAGTTTCCCTTGCCGAAGACGGCCTTGCAGCCCTGGCCATTCTCCGAAAAACCCGCCGTGGAGAAATGGACATTGATCTTTTCCTGACGGATGTGCAGATGCCGGGACTTACGGGACTTGAACTGCTGGAAGCCATGAAAAGGGAGGATATCTTCATTCCGGTTGTGGCCATTACCGGATACGGAGACAAAGATATGGTAGTCAGCCTCATGCGCAGGGGATGTCGGGATTACCTTGATAAACCATTCACTCCCGATGAGGTGCAGACCTGTATCGCCTCCATCCTTGAGCGCCACAGATCAGACCGGGCAACCCGCTTATCCGACGGACTGCGGGAACGGGATATGGACAGGTTACGGATGGACCTTGCTTCCCGCCGCAAACAGATAGAGGACGCCCGGAAAGCCCATGCATCCCTGACCCGGCAACCCACATGCTGTACCGCACTCATCCTTCGCCATATGCAGCATGCCTATGCGGAAGCAGGAGGAGACTTCCTGAGTTTCCGCGAGGATACGGAAGGATGGGATGTGCTGATAGCCGATGTGGCGGGTCATGATATGGGCGCTTCTTACCATACCATTCTGCTCAAGGCCTTTTTTGATGAGCACCCTGAACGAAACGGAACTACCTTTTTTCATGCCCTGAATACCCACCTTACCTCTTCCGGTAACGATCGCATGATCACAGGGCTGTTTCTTCGTATGAGCCTCCCGGCCATGCGCCTTGAAGTCTGCAATGCCGCCCATCCATCCCCCATCCTCATGGAAGGAAAAACAGGAAGAATTTTACCCCTGAGGGCAGCAGGAGACAGCATCGGCCTATGGCCGGATGCCGTGTTTCATCCAAAAAATTATCCCGTGGCTCCCGGGGACCGCATTCTTCTGTTTACGGACGGTATTATACAGGCAAAACGGGTGGATGGTCCCACGGGGAAAAAGGAGAATCTTGGCGAACAAGGCATCCTTTTTCTGGCTGAAAAACACAGGGACAAAACCCTGGACGACTTTCTTTCAGCCCTCTGGAAAGACATCATGGCTTTCTGCCGCAATAAACCAGCAGATGACATGCTGCTGGCCGTGGTGGACATTCCGGGCAGCTCCAGAAGTACGTAG
- a CDS encoding ATP-binding protein, whose protein sequence is MFAIQEKDGVLHFSMGSDMGLVDRLVGLAKEFMGRLGTTRFSEIIIVLRELLINAVEHGNAGDRALLVKGSIEALGKDRFCIRIEDEGPGVDPQALSFTMPEDPSQDRSRGFALIHAFSDEIRFTRLPGSVTAWVSVPRKEDCSWHMDGQWAEIHPGGDITAATADGLRRLMLTILDQGISSFRLNLSQTSDIDSIGLSLLVGFARILGENKRHGELVITRASESLVTLFRMTRLDRMYTIIRNPESEEDTHAQ, encoded by the coding sequence ATGTTTGCCATCCAGGAAAAAGACGGGGTTCTGCATTTTTCCATGGGCTCGGATATGGGGCTTGTGGATCGCCTTGTGGGCCTTGCCAAGGAATTTATGGGCCGTCTTGGAACCACTCGGTTCTCGGAAATCATCATTGTCCTCAGAGAACTTCTGATCAATGCGGTTGAACATGGCAATGCAGGAGACAGGGCTCTTCTGGTGAAAGGCTCTATTGAAGCACTGGGCAAAGACAGGTTCTGTATCCGTATAGAAGATGAGGGCCCCGGTGTGGATCCACAAGCTCTCTCCTTTACCATGCCCGAAGACCCTTCCCAGGACCGCAGCCGGGGCTTTGCCCTGATTCATGCCTTTTCCGACGAAATCCGTTTCACACGCCTGCCCGGATCCGTTACGGCCTGGGTTTCCGTACCCCGAAAGGAAGACTGCTCCTGGCACATGGATGGTCAGTGGGCAGAAATCCATCCCGGTGGAGATATCACCGCGGCTACCGCAGATGGTCTCAGACGTCTCATGCTTACCATCCTCGATCAGGGCATCTCTTCCTTCCGGCTGAATCTTTCCCAGACTTCCGACATAGACTCCATAGGGCTCAGCCTCCTGGTAGGATTTGCCCGGATTCTGGGCGAGAACAAGCGTCATGGTGAACTGGTCATCACCCGTGCCAGCGAAAGTCTTGTCACCCTTTTCCGCATGACAAGACTGGATCGCATGTACACCATTATCCGAAATCCTGAATCCGAGGAAGACACCCATGCTCAATGA